Proteins from one Candidatus Margulisiibacteriota bacterium genomic window:
- a CDS encoding ATP-binding protein codes for MELTKIEIENFRSIKSQTIIFDNNCLILLGKNEAGKSNILKAIAAVFGQYIVSDKDRRKRINNEKIENYFVRAILKLSEKDIDDVLSRFKAKYVNTECIVFKSHKSIRDFIKSVFYEYLIQIDIANNEKVHFSYGSYSGTDFECEKEVYLSGKSFTTEVVGAEQNLQACILEVIEELYKENVYRCHYWQYDEKTLLSNSVVIADFIASPTKYRSLENIFVLCKRENIKNEFSDAKSQDGDYENLLSQISKTVTQTFRKIWKDFKDTSIELRPNGDEISIKVVNETKYSFEDRSDGFKKFISILLMLSTKDRSNMMSERDIILIDEPDQSLYPTSARYLRDELLKISEHAKMIYSTHSQYMIDSNCIDRHLVVEKKDDVTTAVKPDRKAPFSSDELLRNAIGASIFECIQDKNIIFEGWLDKELFQKYCAFNKKVNDFKNIGMVYLKGISGVECLVQLLILAHKKFIIVSDSDTVSNSKRNEFVNAYPEFSESWLAYADVVKDISTMEDFISSKLITNYINKDGSTFVYNEKKSAIENIETVTNGNKEEKQSMKNEIMKAVSKNDIKTEYGDFISHLKDRIDKL; via the coding sequence ATGGAACTAACTAAAATAGAGATTGAAAATTTTCGTTCTATTAAATCACAGACTATCATATTTGATAATAACTGCTTGATTTTGCTTGGCAAGAATGAAGCAGGTAAGAGTAATATTTTGAAAGCAATCGCGGCAGTGTTTGGACAATATATAGTATCAGATAAAGATAGAAGAAAACGAATAAATAATGAAAAAATAGAGAATTATTTTGTTCGAGCAATACTGAAATTGTCGGAAAAAGATATTGATGACGTATTGAGTCGATTCAAAGCGAAGTATGTAAATACAGAATGTATTGTTTTTAAAAGTCATAAATCGATTCGAGATTTTATAAAATCTGTTTTTTATGAATATTTAATTCAAATTGATATTGCGAATAATGAAAAAGTACATTTTAGTTATGGGAGCTATTCTGGAACAGATTTTGAATGTGAAAAAGAGGTGTATCTTAGTGGAAAATCGTTTACTACAGAGGTAGTAGGCGCAGAACAAAACTTACAGGCATGTATCCTTGAAGTAATCGAAGAACTGTACAAGGAAAATGTATATCGATGCCATTATTGGCAATATGATGAGAAGACCTTGTTATCAAATAGTGTAGTTATTGCTGATTTCATCGCAAGTCCTACCAAATACAGATCTTTAGAAAATATTTTTGTCTTGTGCAAACGTGAAAATATTAAGAACGAATTTTCAGATGCAAAATCACAGGATGGAGATTATGAAAATTTATTAAGCCAAATATCAAAAACCGTAACACAGACATTCCGTAAGATATGGAAAGACTTTAAAGACACTTCTATTGAGCTACGCCCAAATGGCGATGAAATTTCTATAAAAGTAGTTAATGAGACGAAATACTCTTTTGAAGACAGGAGCGATGGATTTAAAAAATTCATTAGTATATTGTTGATGTTATCTACCAAAGATCGTTCCAATATGATGAGTGAACGAGATATTATTTTAATAGATGAACCCGATCAGAGTTTGTACCCTACAAGTGCGCGATATTTGCGGGATGAATTATTAAAAATAAGCGAACATGCAAAGATGATTTACTCTACTCATTCACAATATATGATAGATTCAAATTGCATAGATCGACATTTGGTTGTTGAAAAAAAAGATGATGTTACTACAGCAGTAAAACCAGATCGGAAAGCGCCGTTTAGTAGTGATGAATTACTGCGGAATGCTATTGGCGCAAGTATTTTTGAATGTATACAAGACAAAAATATTATTTTTGAAGGATGGCTTGATAAAGAGCTTTTTCAAAAATATTGTGCTTTTAATAAAAAAGTGAACGATTTTAAAAACATTGGCATGGTTTATTTAAAGGGTATTTCCGGTGTAGAGTGTCTAGTGCAACTTTTAATTCTCGCACATAAGAAATTTATTATTGTGTCGGATTCTGATACAGTATCCAATAGTAAACGGAATGAATTTGTTAATGCTTATCCTGAGTTTTCGGAATCGTGGTTAGCATATGCTGACGTTGTAAAAGATATTTCAACGATGGAAGATTTTATATCTTCGAAATTAATTACTAATTACATAAACAAAGACGGTTCAACTTTTGTATACAATGAGAAAAAAAGTGCCATTGAGAATATCGAAACTGTAACTAATGGAAACAAAGAAGAGAAGCAGAGTATGAAAAATGAAATCATGAAAGCTGTCAGTAAAAATGATATTAAAACTGAATATGGAGATTTTATAAGCCATCTTAAAGATAGAATTGATAAACTTTAA
- a CDS encoding restriction endonuclease subunit S, giving the protein MLLPKFFQTYLLQNSIGQTMDNLNQKLLSTAILPLPSVAEQRVIVERVEKLLNWVDDLEMQVKERRGQVEGLKQAVLGEVFEGENAKI; this is encoded by the coding sequence TTGTTGCTGCCAAAGTTTTTTCAAACGTATTTATTACAAAATTCGATAGGGCAGACAATGGACAATTTGAATCAAAAATTGCTTTCAACGGCTATTCTCCCTCTCCCATCGGTTGCTGAACAGCGTGTCATTGTTGAGCGGGTTGAAAAATTGCTGAATTGGGTTGATGATTTGGAAATGCAGGTGAAAGAACGTAGAGGGCAGGTAGAGGGCCTGAAGCAGGCGGTGCTGGGAGAGGTGTTTGAGGGAGAAAATGCTAAAATTTAA
- a CDS encoding putative DNA binding domain-containing protein → MNEQELKYILEQGEGYRIEFKEQCANLDKEMVAFANGSGGFIYLGIGDKNKVVGLEIDNKLLSQIQDIAQNCDPPVKIISRKYKNILIIEVREGTDKPYRCTSGFYNRVGPNSQKMKRDEIIEFVKSEGKIRFDELVNRDFQKKDFDGEKFHRFLKLAGISSVLATNEILKNLHAAETQFDQCYYYNTAVLFFAKNLEHHFFHTTVTCVLFKGRDKVTVLDRKDFNADIVDNIDQAMIFLKRHLNLRYEFDGSPARIEIPEIPYEALREAVINAVIHRDYFEKGANVMVEIFDDRVEIVSPGGLPRGLKVENFGKESVLRNPNIANLMQRLEYIEKMGTGILRMQKMLADAGLPPLQYEFSTFVHAIFYRYPDADKNTAQVTAQVTAQVDEGKKNTILEFCSIPRSREEIQAYLGLKHREHFRLEILQPLLQEGLLIRTIPDKPNSRRQKYVAKAAGNE, encoded by the coding sequence ATGAACGAGCAGGAATTGAAATATATACTGGAGCAGGGCGAAGGTTACCGCATTGAATTTAAGGAACAATGCGCCAATCTTGATAAAGAAATGGTCGCTTTTGCCAATGGATCAGGTGGATTCATTTATCTTGGCATCGGCGATAAAAACAAGGTTGTCGGTCTGGAAATAGATAACAAATTATTGTCGCAGATCCAGGACATTGCGCAAAATTGCGACCCGCCGGTGAAGATCATCTCCCGCAAGTATAAAAACATACTCATTATTGAAGTCCGGGAAGGGACGGATAAACCGTATCGCTGCACTTCAGGCTTTTATAACCGGGTTGGCCCAAACTCCCAAAAAATGAAGCGCGATGAAATTATCGAGTTTGTAAAGTCCGAGGGGAAAATCCGTTTTGATGAACTCGTTAATCGTGATTTTCAAAAGAAAGATTTTGATGGGGAAAAATTTCACCGTTTCCTGAAACTTGCCGGTATTTCGTCTGTGCTGGCCACCAATGAAATACTCAAAAATCTACACGCGGCAGAAACGCAATTTGACCAGTGTTATTATTACAACACCGCTGTATTGTTTTTTGCCAAAAACCTTGAGCATCATTTCTTTCATACCACGGTAACTTGCGTGCTGTTTAAGGGGCGCGATAAGGTTACAGTCCTCGACCGTAAAGATTTTAATGCCGATATTGTCGATAACATTGACCAGGCGATGATTTTTTTGAAACGGCATCTTAATTTGCGTTATGAGTTTGACGGCTCGCCGGCGCGTATCGAAATACCGGAAATCCCTTACGAAGCGCTGCGTGAAGCTGTCATCAATGCTGTGATCCATCGCGATTATTTTGAAAAAGGCGCCAATGTGATGGTGGAAATTTTTGATGACCGTGTGGAAATCGTTAGTCCGGGCGGCCTGCCCAGGGGATTAAAAGTGGAAAATTTTGGCAAAGAAAGTGTTTTGCGTAATCCGAATATTGCCAACTTAATGCAGCGTCTCGAATATATCGAAAAAATGGGAACGGGTATTTTGCGGATGCAGAAAATGCTTGCCGATGCCGGTCTGCCGCCCTTGCAGTATGAGTTTTCCACTTTTGTCCACGCGATATTTTATCGGTATCCTGATGCTGACAAAAATACCGCGCAAGTCACCGCGCAAGTCACCGCGCAAGTCGATGAGGGCAAAAAAAATACGATACTTGAATTTTGTTCTATCCCAAGGAGCAGGGAAGAAATCCAGGCGTATCTTGGCTTGAAACATCGTGAACATTTTCGTTTAGAAATTCTTCAGCCGTTATTACAGGAAGGATTACTAATTCGCACTATTCCCGATAAGCCGAATAGCCGTAGGCAGAAATATGTGGCAAAGGCGGCGGGGAATGAGTGA